In Sphingopyxis sp. FD7, a single window of DNA contains:
- a CDS encoding dipeptidase, which translates to MLKPVSILLAAATLAACSTGDDKPKPSEAPLHSRMLVLDTHLDTPLHFERAGWSFADRHTLADDMVQLDIPRMKDGHLDGGFFVIYTEQGPLTAKGYADALAFARGRSDLIDRTIAKYPDAIAPARTAADAERLTRAGKLVAFKSMENSYPLGEDLALLEEFYRKGVRMAGPVHSRTNQLADSATGEARWKGLSPLGKQWVAEMNRLGIVIDASHSSDAAFDQLLELSKYPIILSHSSLRSAYDHPRNLDDARLKALAAKGGAMCISTVFLSEMNMTPARGELFGQYERIGTMTRAEQAELHRKWRELDKREPLWAADFEDYMKMVLRAIEVAGPDHICFGADWDGGGGLKGIEDITALPKVTARLKAAGHSDADIEKMWSGNVLRILAAQGK; encoded by the coding sequence ATGTTGAAACCTGTCTCGATCCTGCTGGCCGCGGCCACCCTTGCCGCCTGTTCAACCGGCGACGACAAGCCAAAGCCGTCCGAAGCACCGCTGCACAGCCGGATGCTCGTGCTCGACACCCATCTCGACACGCCGCTTCATTTCGAGCGCGCGGGGTGGAGCTTTGCCGATCGTCACACGTTGGCCGATGATATGGTCCAGCTCGATATTCCGCGGATGAAGGACGGCCATCTCGATGGCGGCTTCTTCGTCATCTATACCGAGCAGGGGCCGCTGACGGCAAAGGGCTATGCCGACGCGCTCGCCTTTGCGCGGGGAAGGTCGGACCTGATCGACAGGACCATCGCGAAATATCCCGACGCGATTGCCCCCGCGCGCACCGCGGCGGACGCCGAGCGGCTGACGCGCGCGGGCAAGCTGGTCGCCTTCAAGTCGATGGAAAACAGCTATCCGCTCGGCGAGGATCTGGCGCTGCTCGAGGAGTTTTACCGCAAGGGCGTGCGGATGGCGGGGCCGGTGCATTCGCGAACAAACCAGCTTGCCGACAGTGCGACCGGCGAGGCCCGCTGGAAGGGGCTGAGCCCGCTTGGCAAGCAATGGGTGGCCGAAATGAACCGCCTCGGCATCGTCATCGACGCGAGCCATTCATCCGATGCCGCATTCGATCAGCTGCTGGAGCTGTCGAAATATCCGATCATCCTCTCGCACTCCAGCCTGCGCTCGGCCTATGACCATCCGCGCAACCTCGACGACGCGCGGCTGAAGGCGCTTGCGGCGAAGGGCGGGGCGATGTGCATTTCGACGGTCTTCCTGTCCGAAATGAACATGACCCCGGCGCGCGGCGAGCTGTTCGGGCAATATGAGCGGATCGGCACCATGACGCGCGCCGAGCAGGCCGAGCTCCACCGGAAATGGCGCGAACTCGACAAGCGCGAGCCCTTATGGGCGGCGGATTTCGAGGATTATATGAAGATGGTGCTGCGCGCGATCGAGGTGGCTGGCCCCGATCATATCTGCTTCGGCGCCGACTGGGACGGCGGCGGCGGGCTGAAAGGCATCGAGGACATAACCGCGCTGCCCAAGGTCACGGCCAGGCTGAAGGCGGCGGGCCATTCTGACGCCGACATCGAAAAAATGTGGAGCGGCAACGTGCTGCGTATCCTCGCGGCGCAGGGGAAATAG
- a CDS encoding acyl-CoA dehydrogenase family protein yields the protein MDMLNDPALLAFRDEVRAFLRANLPEDIRHGAARATSVFIDPAISLPWQRILHRKGWAAPDWPAEFGGPGWTEIERYIFAAECARAGAPNLAPMGLKMVAPVIMHYGSAEQRAHYLPRILSGEDYWCQGFSEPGAGSDLAALQLRAVPDGDDYVLNGSKIWTTHAHFANRMFALVRTSTEGKPQAGISFLLLDMATPGISVEPIRTLAGDHEFNQVFFDEVRVPQANRLGAENAGWSVAKHLLTFERGGKYAPGLIGRLERLRAFGGHDPVLRAALDREAVALRALQALELKAMRGVGGSPALHASALKILGTEAAQRIDTLACEAMGQAAWAEADGQVADELAVAVPRYLNDRAATIYAGSNEIQRDLIARTLLG from the coding sequence ATGGACATGTTGAACGACCCCGCGCTGCTGGCCTTTCGCGACGAGGTTCGCGCCTTTCTGCGCGCGAACCTGCCCGAAGACATCCGCCACGGCGCGGCGCGCGCAACGAGCGTCTTCATCGACCCCGCCATCTCGCTGCCCTGGCAACGCATCCTGCATCGCAAGGGCTGGGCCGCGCCCGACTGGCCCGCCGAGTTCGGCGGTCCGGGGTGGACCGAGATCGAGCGCTATATCTTTGCGGCCGAATGCGCGCGCGCGGGTGCGCCGAACCTCGCGCCGATGGGGCTCAAAATGGTCGCGCCGGTGATCATGCATTATGGCAGCGCCGAACAGCGCGCCCATTATCTGCCGCGCATCCTGTCGGGCGAGGATTATTGGTGCCAGGGCTTTTCGGAGCCCGGCGCGGGGTCCGACCTTGCCGCGCTGCAATTGCGCGCGGTGCCTGATGGCGACGATTATGTCCTCAACGGGTCGAAGATATGGACGACGCACGCGCATTTCGCGAACCGCATGTTCGCGCTGGTGCGCACCTCGACCGAAGGCAAGCCGCAGGCAGGGATCAGCTTCCTGCTGCTCGACATGGCGACGCCGGGAATCAGCGTCGAACCGATCCGCACGCTCGCGGGCGACCATGAGTTCAACCAGGTCTTTTTCGACGAGGTTCGCGTGCCGCAGGCGAACCGGCTGGGCGCCGAAAATGCCGGCTGGTCGGTCGCGAAACATCTGCTGACCTTCGAGCGCGGGGGCAAATATGCGCCGGGCCTGATCGGGCGGCTCGAACGGCTGCGCGCGTTCGGCGGTCACGACCCTGTGCTGCGCGCCGCGCTCGACCGCGAGGCCGTGGCGCTGCGGGCGCTGCAAGCGCTCGAGCTCAAGGCGATGCGCGGGGTCGGCGGCAGTCCGGCGCTCCATGCCTCGGCGCTCAAGATCCTCGGAACGGAGGCAGCGCAGCGCATCGACACACTTGCCTGCGAAGCCATGGGCCAGGCAGCGTGGGCCGAGGCCGACGGACAAGTGGCCGACGAACTGGCGGTCGCCGTGCCGCGCTATCTGAACGACCGCGCCGCGACCATCTATGCCGGGTCGAACGAAATCCAGCGCGACCTGATTGCACGAACGCTGCTGGGTTAG
- a CDS encoding N-acyl-D-amino-acid deacylase family protein codes for MTSPRRFTPALLLSGSMLLAAPIAAETPAYDVIIRGGTIYDGSGGPPVVGDVAIRDDRIVAVGRVAGSAKSEMSAKGMAVAPGFINMLSWATESLIADPKSQSNIRQGVTLEVMGEGWSMGPLNAAMKAQERARQGDIQYAIEWTSLGDYFDWLEKRGISTNIASFVGAATVRVHELGEGDIDPTPEQLGRMRALVRQAMNEGAMGVGSSLIYAPGSYAETDELVALTSEAAKCGGMYISHMRSEGDRIEEAVDELIDISRRSGAPAEIYHLKMAGRSNWGKLDTIVKKIEDARAEGLRITTDMYTYTAGATGLDAAMPTWVQAGGLEAWIERLKDPAIRARVAEEMKKPGGDWENLYFGAGADKMILSGFKSEALKPLTGKTLAEVAAMRGKSPEETAMDLVIEDGSRVGTVYFLMSEDNVRKQIQLPWMSFGSDAASQATEGVFLKSGAHPRTYGNFARLLGRYVRDEKLIPLEQAVYRLTTLPATNLGITDRGALKPGYYADVVVFDPATIADRSTFEAPHRYSVGVRDVFVNGKQVLKDGEHSGAMPGRAVRGAGFNRCP; via the coding sequence ATGACCAGCCCGCGGCGCTTCACCCCGGCCCTGCTGCTGAGCGGTTCGATGCTGCTCGCGGCGCCGATCGCGGCCGAAACGCCCGCCTATGACGTGATCATTCGCGGCGGGACGATCTACGACGGGTCGGGCGGGCCGCCCGTCGTCGGCGATGTGGCGATCAGGGATGATCGCATCGTGGCGGTGGGCCGGGTTGCGGGCTCGGCCAAAAGCGAAATGTCGGCGAAGGGAATGGCGGTGGCGCCGGGCTTCATCAACATGCTGAGCTGGGCCACCGAATCGCTGATCGCCGATCCCAAAAGCCAGAGCAACATCCGGCAGGGCGTGACGCTGGAGGTGATGGGCGAAGGCTGGTCGATGGGGCCCCTGAACGCGGCGATGAAGGCGCAGGAAAGGGCGCGGCAGGGCGACATCCAATATGCGATCGAATGGACGAGCCTCGGTGACTATTTCGACTGGCTCGAAAAGCGCGGCATTTCGACCAATATCGCGAGCTTCGTCGGCGCGGCGACGGTGCGCGTGCACGAACTGGGCGAAGGCGATATCGACCCGACGCCCGAGCAGCTGGGCCGGATGCGCGCGCTGGTGCGGCAGGCGATGAACGAAGGCGCGATGGGCGTCGGCAGCTCGCTCATCTATGCGCCCGGCTCCTATGCCGAAACCGACGAGCTGGTCGCGCTGACCAGCGAGGCGGCGAAGTGCGGCGGCATGTATATCAGCCATATGCGATCCGAGGGCGACCGGATCGAGGAGGCGGTCGACGAGCTGATCGACATATCGCGCCGATCGGGCGCGCCCGCGGAAATCTATCACCTCAAGATGGCGGGGCGCAGCAACTGGGGCAAGCTCGATACCATCGTGAAGAAGATCGAGGATGCGCGCGCCGAAGGACTGCGCATCACGACCGACATGTATACCTATACCGCCGGTGCGACCGGGCTCGACGCCGCAATGCCGACCTGGGTGCAGGCGGGCGGGCTCGAGGCGTGGATCGAGCGGTTGAAAGACCCCGCGATCCGCGCGCGCGTTGCCGAGGAAATGAAGAAGCCCGGCGGCGACTGGGAAAATCTCTATTTCGGCGCGGGCGCCGACAAAATGATCCTGTCGGGGTTCAAGAGCGAGGCATTGAAGCCGCTCACCGGCAAGACGCTCGCCGAGGTCGCCGCGATGCGCGGCAAGTCGCCGGAGGAGACCGCGATGGACCTCGTCATCGAGGATGGCTCGCGCGTCGGCACCGTCTATTTCCTGATGTCCGAGGATAATGTCCGCAAACAGATCCAGCTGCCGTGGATGAGCTTCGGCTCCGATGCGGCGTCGCAGGCGACCGAGGGCGTGTTCCTGAAATCGGGCGCGCACCCGCGCACCTATGGCAATTTCGCGCGGCTGCTCGGCCGCTATGTCCGCGACGAAAAGCTGATCCCGCTCGAACAGGCGGTGTATCGGCTCACCACCCTGCCCGCGACCAATTTGGGCATCACGGATCGCGGCGCGCTGAAGCCCGGCTATTATGCCGATGTCGTGGTGTTCGATCCCGCGACGATCGCCGACCGTTCGACCTTCGAGGCGCCGCACCGATATTCGGTGGGCGTGCGCGATGTGTTCGTGAACGGCAAACAGGTGCTGAAGGACGGCGAACATAGCGGCGCGATGCCGGGACGCGCAGTGCGCGGAGCGGGTTTCAACCGCTGTCCATGA
- a CDS encoding sensor histidine kinase, which translates to MTESRDSPIIAPSTGRRRLLIAVATGLAILLLAGFGLAHWAADRAGAQTAVEAQQNARAHASLLESELQKFRLLPRVLTEFPDVRAALADKSDAASRRLNRELEQLAARTDAAVIYVLDADGTTIAASNWQSPTSFVGENYRFRPYFRGAMQRGEAELFALGTVSGRPGLYLARRVNAGERALGVIVLKVEFDKLETRWADSAATTLVTDAAGIVVMSSVPRWRFRAFAPLSAADRQRLRATRSYGDAPLDPLPLRRSGDLLRIGDRSYFQVAERVSLPGSTLRLLQPAEPARASADATARVIFLILLILVGAAIVTLLRLVERQALRQAAHEALEREVAARTRDLRDANDELRQASERQAETDRRYRAAREELAQASRLGSIGQITAGVAHEINQPVAAIRSFAENALAYLSRAEDDKARANLDHIVALTARVGAITGELRNFARRAPAPLGPVALQSAIDGTLLLIGDRLRAQGIALAIDIENPAASVHADRVRLEQILVNLLQNAADAVRGVEDARISLTAHGSDPVIIDICDNGPGVPADIRPQLFTPFVTGRPDGLGLGLAIASDIVKAFGGTLTLIPSPLGGAGFRLTLRSA; encoded by the coding sequence ATGACCGAGTCGCGCGATTCGCCCATCATCGCTCCCTCCACCGGCCGCCGCCGGTTGCTGATTGCGGTCGCCACGGGGCTGGCGATCCTGCTGCTCGCGGGGTTCGGCCTCGCCCACTGGGCCGCCGACCGCGCCGGAGCGCAGACGGCCGTGGAAGCGCAACAGAATGCCCGCGCGCACGCGAGCCTGCTCGAAAGCGAATTGCAGAAGTTCCGCCTGCTGCCGCGCGTGCTCACCGAATTTCCCGATGTGCGCGCCGCGCTCGCCGACAAGAGCGATGCGGCGTCGCGCCGCCTGAACCGTGAGCTCGAACAGCTGGCGGCGCGCACCGATGCGGCGGTGATCTATGTGCTCGATGCCGACGGCACGACGATCGCGGCGAGCAACTGGCAGTCGCCGACCAGCTTCGTCGGCGAAAATTACCGCTTCCGCCCTTATTTTCGGGGCGCGATGCAGCGCGGCGAGGCCGAATTGTTCGCTCTGGGAACGGTGAGCGGGCGTCCCGGCCTCTACCTTGCACGGCGCGTCAATGCGGGCGAACGGGCGCTCGGCGTCATCGTGCTCAAGGTCGAGTTCGACAAGCTGGAAACCCGCTGGGCCGATTCGGCTGCGACAACGCTCGTCACCGACGCCGCGGGCATCGTCGTGATGAGCAGCGTGCCGCGCTGGCGCTTTCGCGCCTTCGCGCCCCTGTCGGCGGCCGACCGCCAGCGGCTGCGCGCGACGCGCAGCTATGGCGACGCGCCGCTCGACCCGCTGCCCCTCCGCCGCAGCGGCGACCTCCTCCGCATCGGCGATCGCTCCTATTTTCAGGTGGCGGAGCGCGTGTCGCTGCCCGGCAGCACGCTGCGTCTGCTCCAGCCCGCCGAACCCGCGCGCGCGAGTGCCGATGCGACCGCGCGCGTGATCTTCCTGATCCTTCTCATCCTTGTCGGCGCTGCGATCGTCACCCTGCTCCGCCTCGTCGAACGGCAGGCGCTGCGGCAGGCGGCGCATGAGGCGCTCGAACGCGAAGTGGCCGCGCGCACGCGCGATCTCCGCGATGCGAACGACGAGCTGCGGCAGGCGTCCGAGCGGCAGGCCGAAACCGACCGCCGCTATCGCGCCGCGCGCGAGGAGCTGGCGCAGGCCAGCCGCCTCGGTTCGATCGGACAGATCACCGCGGGGGTGGCGCACGAGATCAACCAGCCGGTCGCGGCGATCCGCAGTTTTGCCGAAAACGCCCTCGCCTATCTGAGCCGGGCAGAGGACGACAAGGCGCGCGCCAATCTGGACCATATCGTCGCGCTGACCGCGCGCGTCGGCGCGATCACCGGCGAATTGCGCAATTTCGCGCGCCGTGCGCCCGCGCCGCTGGGGCCGGTCGCGTTGCAGTCCGCCATCGACGGCACGCTGCTGCTGATCGGCGACCGGCTGCGCGCGCAGGGCATCGCGCTCGCCATCGACATCGAGAACCCCGCGGCGAGCGTCCACGCCGACCGCGTCCGGCTGGAGCAAATCCTGGTCAACCTGTTGCAGAATGCCGCCGATGCGGTGCGCGGCGTCGAGGATGCCCGCATCAGCCTGACCGCGCATGGCAGCGACCCGGTGATCATCGACATTTGCGACAACGGCCCCGGCGTACCCGCCGACATCAGGCCGCAGCTGTTCACCCCCTTCGTCACCGGCCGCCCCGATGGCCTGGGGCTGGGGCTCGCGATCGCCAGCGACATTGTGAAGGCGTTCGGCGGCACGCTGACGCTCATCCCCTCGCCATTGGGCGGTGCGGGGTTCCGCCTGACGCTGAGGTCGGCATGA
- a CDS encoding helix-turn-helix transcriptional regulator yields the protein MTDRRAECWADMPQLIAAVQAAGDMLGLPHVAAQANLGDPEPMSDVEGRPYAETSFRWIDPDYAYWRDRKLALHVAFLTAARLIAEPFYYSDGRLGTWRPTALLDAVDCSQARNTPNFGEAIIAPVHLPRGLVGAVFWCSREPVGVEALFDEHAARLHMLALRLVATHNEARGRPRNAMVPQTLTRREVQCLRWAAAGKTDAEIGIILSLSVSTVRFHLRNAAGKLGATGRAQSIQIAAGLGYVGARAA from the coding sequence GTGACCGATCGCAGGGCCGAATGCTGGGCGGACATGCCGCAGCTGATCGCCGCGGTGCAAGCAGCGGGCGATATGCTCGGCCTCCCCCATGTCGCGGCGCAAGCCAACCTCGGCGACCCCGAACCGATGAGCGATGTCGAGGGGCGTCCCTATGCCGAGACCAGCTTTCGATGGATCGACCCCGACTATGCCTATTGGCGCGACCGCAAGCTGGCGCTGCACGTCGCTTTCCTGACCGCGGCGCGGTTGATTGCCGAGCCCTTTTATTACAGCGACGGGCGCCTCGGCACCTGGCGGCCGACCGCGCTGCTCGACGCGGTCGATTGTTCGCAGGCCAGGAACACCCCCAATTTCGGCGAAGCGATCATCGCGCCCGTTCACCTGCCGCGCGGGCTGGTGGGGGCGGTCTTCTGGTGCTCGCGCGAGCCGGTGGGGGTCGAGGCGCTGTTCGATGAACATGCCGCGCGGCTGCACATGCTCGCGCTGCGCCTGGTCGCCACGCATAATGAAGCGCGCGGCCGCCCGCGCAACGCCATGGTGCCGCAGACGCTGACCCGGCGCGAGGTCCAGTGTCTGCGCTGGGCCGCCGCAGGCAAGACCGACGCGGAGATCGGTATCATCCTGTCGCTGTCGGTGTCGACGGTGCGCTTTCACCTTCGCAACGCCGCCGGCAAGCTGGGCGCCACCGGGCGCGCGCAGTCGATCCAGATCGCCGCGGGGCTCGGCTATGTCGGCGCGCGCGCAGCCTGA
- a CDS encoding sigma-54-dependent transcriptional regulator: MSFFTTEQSILFVDDDATLREANAQTLDLAGLAVETFADAQSVLPRIAADFAGIVVTDIRMPGMDGLELRAAIHAIDADIPVVLITGHADVTMAVRALHDGAFDFLAKPFAADHLVGVVRRALAHRALILDNRRLTAAAAAIDSPLIGDSPAMVRLRETIAQLAQADIDVLIEGETGTGKELVAHMLHRQSRRSAASLVAVNCAALPHDLAEAELFGSDLTDRATGKLGQAGRIRSAHRGTLFLDEIDTMHPAVQAKLLRVIEEREVQPLGASAPEPVDLRVVAATKTDLMDAVRGGDFREDLYYRLHVVKLRIPPLRERRSDIPQTFAFFLDEAASKMGLPGFRIDDATRRHLVEHDWPGNVRELKNFAYSVVLDLPSDPARSAMPAAAPLAERLRRFEATIIEDTLAQTRGNIAETMAQLGVPRKTLYDKMAKLGIDPKRFRG, from the coding sequence ATGAGTTTTTTCACCACCGAGCAGTCGATCCTCTTCGTCGACGACGATGCGACGCTGCGCGAAGCCAATGCGCAGACGCTCGACCTGGCAGGCCTGGCGGTCGAAACCTTTGCCGATGCACAGAGCGTGCTGCCGCGCATCGCCGCCGATTTCGCGGGGATCGTCGTCACCGACATCAGAATGCCGGGCATGGACGGGCTGGAGCTGCGCGCCGCGATCCACGCCATCGACGCCGACATTCCCGTGGTGCTGATAACCGGCCACGCCGATGTGACGATGGCGGTGCGCGCACTGCACGACGGCGCCTTCGACTTCCTCGCCAAGCCTTTTGCGGCAGACCATCTGGTCGGCGTCGTGCGCCGCGCGCTCGCGCACCGCGCGCTGATCCTCGACAACCGGCGGCTGACCGCCGCGGCGGCGGCCATCGACAGTCCTTTGATCGGCGACAGCCCCGCGATGGTTCGTTTGCGCGAGACGATCGCGCAGCTGGCACAGGCCGACATCGACGTGCTGATCGAGGGCGAGACGGGAACGGGCAAGGAGCTGGTGGCGCACATGCTCCACCGCCAGAGCCGGCGGAGCGCGGCGTCGCTCGTCGCGGTCAATTGCGCCGCACTGCCGCACGACCTGGCCGAAGCCGAACTGTTCGGCAGCGACCTGACCGACCGCGCGACCGGCAAGCTGGGGCAAGCGGGGCGTATCCGCAGCGCGCATCGCGGGACTTTGTTCCTCGACGAGATCGACACGATGCACCCCGCGGTGCAGGCGAAGCTGCTGCGTGTGATCGAGGAGCGCGAGGTGCAACCGCTCGGCGCCAGCGCGCCCGAGCCCGTCGACCTGCGCGTCGTCGCGGCAACCAAGACCGACCTGATGGACGCGGTGCGCGGCGGCGACTTTCGCGAGGATCTTTATTACCGGCTGCACGTCGTCAAGCTGCGTATCCCGCCGCTGCGCGAGCGGCGGTCGGACATTCCGCAGACCTTTGCCTTCTTCCTCGATGAAGCGGCCTCCAAAATGGGCCTGCCGGGGTTCCGGATCGACGACGCCACGCGGCGGCATCTGGTCGAACATGACTGGCCGGGCAACGTCCGCGAGCTCAAGAACTTTGCCTATAGCGTCGTGCTCGACCTGCCGTCCGACCCCGCGCGTTCGGCGATGCCCGCCGCCGCGCCGCTCGCCGAGCGGCTGCGCCGGTTCGAGGCGACGATCATCGAGGACACGCTTGCCCAGACACGCGGCAATATCGCCGAAACGATGGCGCAGCTCGGCGTGCCGCGAAAGACGCTGTACGACAAGATGGCCAAGCTGGGGATCGACCCGAAACGGTTCCGCGGCTGA